The following proteins come from a genomic window of Diceros bicornis minor isolate mBicDic1 chromosome 4, mDicBic1.mat.cur, whole genome shotgun sequence:
- the UBL4B gene encoding ubiquitin-like protein 4B: MPPDSALCPMFLTVKLLLGRRCSLKVSGQESVAMLKKLVSKRLQVPEEQQHLLFRGQLLADDKHLSDYCIGPNASINVIVRPLEKTAPQEAHQSQALWHHLGQVLAKHFGAQDAKAVLQLMRQEHEERLQKISLGDLEQLARYLLTEEPLVEPPGEREPEATTSEPRDQEEEEEEEEAAAAEEADQ, encoded by the coding sequence ATGCCTCCTGATTCCGCCCTCTGCCCGATGTTCCTCACGGTCAAGCTCCTCCTTGGCCGGAGATGCAGCCTGAAGGTGTCGGGGCAGGAGAGCGTGGCCATGCTCAAGAAGCTGGTGTCGAAGCGGCTGCAGGTGCCAGAGGAGCAGCAGCACCTGCTCTTCCGCGGCCAGCTTCTGGCCGATGACAAGCATCTCTCCGACTACTGCATCGGGCCCAATGCCTCCATCAATGTCATCGTGCGGCCTCTGGAGAAGACGGCGCCCCAGGAGGCCCACCAGTCCCAGGCCCTGTGGCACCATCTGGGCCAGGTCTTAGCCAAACACTTTGGGGCCCAGGATGCCAAGGCAGTGCTGCAGCTGATGAGGCAGGAGCATGAGGAGCGACTGCAGAAGATAAGCCTGGGGGACCTGGAGCAGCTGGCACGGTACCTCCTGACCGAGGAGCCACTAGTGGAGCCCCCAGGGGAGAGGGAGCCTGAGGCCACAACCTCAGAGCCCCgagaccaggaggaggaggaggaggaggaggaggcggcggcggcggaggaggCTGATCAGTAA